The Thermus caldifontis genome includes a region encoding these proteins:
- a CDS encoding tRNA (cytidine(34)-2'-O)-methyltransferase: MPHLVLYQPEIPQNAGNIARTAAALGWPLHWIRPLGFRLGDPRLRRAGLDYWPHVDLRLHPSWEAFLESLPSGARVWAFSARGRTSLYQVRFQPEDYLLFGPETRGLPPEVLGRFPSVHIPMPGPVRSLNLAVAVGVAAYEAYRQLGA, encoded by the coding sequence ATGCCCCACCTGGTCCTCTACCAACCGGAAATCCCCCAGAATGCGGGGAACATCGCCCGCACCGCCGCCGCCTTGGGGTGGCCCTTGCACTGGATCCGGCCCCTGGGGTTCCGCCTGGGCGACCCCAGGCTCCGGCGGGCGGGCCTGGACTACTGGCCCCATGTGGACCTCCGCCTTCACCCTTCCTGGGAGGCTTTCCTAGAGAGCCTCCCTTCCGGGGCGCGGGTTTGGGCCTTCAGCGCCAGGGGAAGGACGAGCCTATACCAGGTGCGTTTCCAACCGGAGGACTACCTCCTCTTTGGTCCTGAGACCCGGGGGCTTCCCCCCGAGGTGCTGGGGAGGTTCCCCAGCGTCCACATTCCCATGCCGGGGCCGGTGCGCTCCTTGAACCTGGCGGTGGCCGTGGGGGTGGCAGCCTACGAAGCCTACCGCCAGCTTGGGGCATGA
- a CDS encoding histone deacetylase family protein, which produces MRAYTTAHLQVDLPQGHPFPLYKYRGVAEALRGLLPILPAPEVPREALLLAHCPEYVEKLFTVGLSREESLRLGLPFSPSLLKRALHAAGGTLAAALDALELGLGLNLSGGTHHAYPDRAEGYSLFNDVAVAVAWLRREGFWGRVLVVDLDAHQGNGTAVFFQEDPTVFTLSLHGERNYPLRKERSDLDVGLPDGVGDEAYLKALEEALERAQAFRPELVFYNAGVDVLKGDRFGRLALSPEGVRKRDERVFRLVRALGVPLVVVMGGGYNRDPRLTVEAHAETYRLALSSLA; this is translated from the coding sequence GTGCGGGCCTATACCACCGCCCACCTTCAGGTGGACCTTCCCCAAGGCCACCCCTTTCCCCTCTACAAGTACCGGGGGGTGGCGGAGGCCCTGAGAGGCCTCCTTCCCATCCTGCCGGCCCCCGAGGTCCCCCGGGAAGCCCTCCTTCTTGCCCACTGCCCGGAGTACGTGGAGAAGCTTTTCACCGTGGGGCTTTCCCGGGAGGAGTCCTTGCGCCTGGGTCTTCCCTTTAGCCCAAGTCTCCTGAAGCGGGCTCTACATGCGGCGGGGGGAACCCTGGCTGCGGCCCTGGATGCCTTGGAGCTGGGCTTGGGCCTCAACCTTTCCGGGGGCACCCACCACGCCTACCCCGACCGGGCCGAGGGGTATAGCCTCTTCAACGACGTGGCGGTGGCCGTGGCCTGGCTGAGGCGGGAGGGTTTTTGGGGCCGGGTTTTGGTGGTGGACCTGGACGCCCACCAGGGCAACGGCACGGCAGTCTTCTTCCAGGAAGATCCCACCGTTTTCACCCTTTCTCTGCACGGGGAGCGGAACTACCCCTTGAGGAAGGAGCGGAGCGACCTGGACGTGGGCCTCCCCGATGGCGTGGGGGACGAGGCCTACCTAAAGGCCCTCGAGGAGGCCCTGGAACGGGCCCAGGCCTTCCGTCCGGAGCTGGTCTTTTACAACGCCGGGGTGGACGTGCTCAAGGGGGACCGGTTTGGCCGCCTGGCCTTGAGTCCGGAAGGGGTAAGGAAGCGGGACGAGCGGGTGTTCCGCCTGGTGAGGGCCTTGGGGGTGCCCTTGGTGGTGGTGATGGGCGGGGGGTATAACCGCGATCCCCGGCTTACGGTGGAGGCCCATGCGGAAACCTACCGGCTGGCCCTAAGCTCCTTGGCGTAG
- a CDS encoding GNAT family N-acetyltransferase, with the protein MIRPVARQDLPGLLKLLRWMDESPKRGVLAPEARDLEGLAEELEDGLVLLRDGEVAGYVGLYAFWDGAALEGPLAYREEDLLPLLQAAERRAEELGLERLYAFPREENRTVREALEQADFGLLHLTYFFVKNPEGLDYPPPEGVVIRLGFPGPAVYRELYRESEEGWALRLKWTDEELWEHFQDPHVHLLVAYKGESPVGLAEVELEDHEASVAYIGVVPKVRGQGIGRALLAEAARLAKRKGAKLLRVRAHDHETGALELYRNLGFSLEEAVATYAKELRASR; encoded by the coding sequence ATGATCCGGCCCGTGGCCCGCCAGGACCTTCCCGGGCTCTTAAAGCTTCTCCGCTGGATGGACGAAAGCCCCAAGCGGGGGGTCCTGGCCCCGGAGGCCCGGGACCTGGAGGGCCTGGCGGAGGAGCTGGAGGACGGCCTGGTCCTCCTGAGGGACGGGGAGGTGGCGGGGTACGTGGGGCTTTACGCCTTTTGGGATGGGGCGGCCCTCGAGGGGCCCCTGGCCTACCGGGAGGAGGACCTCTTACCCCTATTGCAGGCGGCGGAGAGGCGGGCGGAGGAGCTCGGGCTAGAGCGCCTCTACGCCTTCCCCCGGGAGGAGAACCGCACGGTGCGGGAAGCCCTGGAACAGGCCGACTTCGGCCTTTTGCACCTCACCTACTTCTTCGTCAAGAACCCTGAGGGCCTGGACTACCCACCCCCCGAAGGGGTGGTGATCCGCTTAGGTTTTCCCGGCCCCGCCGTCTACCGGGAGCTTTACCGGGAAAGCGAGGAGGGCTGGGCCTTGCGCCTTAAGTGGACGGACGAGGAGCTTTGGGAACACTTCCAGGACCCCCATGTTCACCTCCTGGTGGCCTACAAGGGGGAAAGCCCCGTGGGCCTGGCCGAGGTGGAGCTGGAGGACCATGAGGCCAGCGTGGCCTATATCGGCGTGGTGCCCAAGGTCCGGGGCCAGGGCATCGGACGGGCCCTTTTGGCCGAGGCGGCCAGGCTAGCCAAGAGGAAGGGGGCCAAGCTCCTCCGGGTCCGGGCCCACGACCACGAAACCGGGGCCTTGGAGCTTTACCGCAACCTGGGCTTCAGCCTCGAGGAGGCGGTGGCCACCTACGCCAAGGAGCTTAGGGCCAGCCGGTAG
- a CDS encoding histidine phosphatase family protein yields MGLLAHFLQGPHPKTTLILTRAGPVENPEHVLYSHPGLPLAEEGRRALRALARLAQGYPVAWVYAPDSLAEAEGAGLLAEALGVPFALLPELRERSWGEWEGQSFAQVRERYPREVAAWLEDEAGFAPPGGESLKEAWARGQRAVKTLLQKHRGQALLVVGNCTLNRAALNLVLPLPPEEGLRVEQDYARLSVVEFYGEEGVVKALNLDACP; encoded by the coding sequence ATGGGGCTTCTGGCCCATTTCCTCCAAGGACCCCACCCCAAAACCACCCTGATCCTCACCCGAGCCGGGCCGGTGGAAAACCCAGAACACGTCCTTTACAGCCATCCGGGCCTTCCCCTTGCGGAAGAGGGCAGGCGGGCCCTCCGCGCCCTGGCCAGGCTGGCCCAGGGCTACCCCGTGGCCTGGGTCTACGCCCCCGACAGCCTGGCGGAGGCCGAGGGGGCCGGGCTTCTGGCGGAAGCCCTAGGGGTGCCCTTCGCCCTCCTTCCCGAACTCAGGGAGCGAAGCTGGGGGGAATGGGAAGGGCAAAGCTTCGCCCAGGTAAGGGAGCGGTATCCCCGGGAGGTGGCCGCCTGGCTGGAGGACGAGGCCGGCTTTGCCCCCCCGGGAGGGGAAAGCCTGAAGGAGGCCTGGGCCCGAGGGCAAAGGGCCGTGAAGACCCTTTTGCAAAAGCACCGAGGCCAGGCCCTCCTGGTGGTGGGGAACTGCACCCTAAACCGCGCCGCCCTGAACCTGGTCCTGCCCCTTCCCCCGGAAGAGGGCCTCCGGGTGGAACAGGACTACGCCCGGCTTTCCGTGGTGGAGTTCTACGGGGAGGAGGGGGTGGTAAAGGCCTTGAACCTGGACGCTTGTCCCTAG
- a CDS encoding diacylglycerol/lipid kinase family protein — MERWVIVNPAAGRGKVGRLSGAILSSARAKGAKAFLTEGPGHATELARAAPPGARVVAVGGDGTVHEVLRGLAGAEKVLGVVPIGSGNDFARMLGLKGLPWKEALDLALFAQEEAIDLCWVNGEPFGASLGIGFDALVAKKALTAPSFLRGMPRYLYALFGVLKELRLPEGRVVVEGEEVHRGPLLLVAAMNGPAYGGGIPIAPMADPRDGQLSVILARSFTRPGVVLILPRLLLGRHLSHPQVVAFRGREVTVELAHPVPAHADGELLPEASLYRARVEPLGLRVVGGRAGEKGERPLLSPVGAG, encoded by the coding sequence GTGGAAAGGTGGGTCATCGTGAACCCGGCGGCGGGGCGGGGCAAGGTGGGGAGGCTTTCCGGGGCCATCCTCAGCTCCGCGCGGGCCAAGGGGGCTAAGGCCTTCCTCACCGAGGGGCCGGGCCACGCCACGGAACTGGCCCGGGCGGCTCCCCCGGGGGCGCGGGTGGTGGCGGTGGGGGGGGACGGCACGGTGCATGAGGTTTTACGGGGTCTTGCCGGTGCGGAAAAGGTTTTAGGGGTGGTGCCCATCGGTAGTGGCAACGACTTCGCCCGCATGCTGGGCCTGAAGGGACTTCCCTGGAAAGAGGCCTTGGACCTGGCCCTCTTCGCCCAGGAGGAGGCCATAGACCTCTGTTGGGTAAACGGCGAGCCCTTTGGGGCCTCCCTGGGCATCGGCTTTGACGCCTTGGTGGCCAAGAAGGCCCTCACCGCCCCCTCCTTCCTGCGGGGTATGCCCCGCTACCTTTACGCCCTCTTTGGGGTGCTTAAGGAGCTCCGCCTGCCCGAGGGGCGGGTGGTGGTGGAGGGGGAGGAGGTGCACCGGGGACCTTTGCTCCTGGTGGCGGCCATGAACGGGCCCGCCTACGGGGGTGGCATCCCCATTGCCCCCATGGCCGATCCCCGGGATGGCCAGCTATCCGTGATCCTGGCCCGCTCCTTCACCCGGCCCGGGGTGGTCCTCATCCTGCCCCGGCTCCTTTTGGGTCGGCACCTTTCCCATCCCCAGGTGGTGGCCTTTAGGGGCCGGGAGGTGACGGTGGAGCTCGCCCACCCGGTTCCCGCCCATGCCGACGGGGAGCTTCTGCCTGAGGCCAGCCTATACCGGGCCCGGGTGGAGCCTTTGGGCCTTAGGGTGGTGGGGGGAAGGGCGGGGGAGAAGGGGGAAAGGCCCCTCCTAAGCCCAGTGGGGGCGGGTTGA
- a CDS encoding type II toxin-antitoxin system Phd/YefM family antitoxin: MRVSKSYFKAHALELLRQVQTTGEPLILTDRGRPVLVVQPYREEDHLDRLKGTLVLYQDPLEPTGEAWEALG, encoded by the coding sequence ATGAGGGTGTCTAAGAGTTACTTTAAGGCTCATGCCCTCGAGCTTCTCCGCCAGGTGCAGACCACAGGGGAGCCCTTGATCCTCACGGACCGGGGCCGGCCTGTCTTGGTGGTCCAGCCCTATCGGGAGGAGGACCACCTGGACAGGCTTAAAGGGACCCTGGTGCTTTACCAGGACCCCTTGGAACCCACGGGGGAGGCGTGGGAGGCCCTGGGGTGA
- a CDS encoding type II toxin-antitoxin system VapC family toxin, with product MKAPPFLLDTHAWVWFLTGSDMLPVSLRARLEEARQEKRLFISAITPWEVAVLARKGRIVFSLDPKDWLEAALRVQGIQVVPLDAQVAVRAAYLDLPHPDPADRFILATATRLAAVLVTRDGRLRSYGGVRTLWD from the coding sequence GTGAAGGCTCCACCTTTTCTTCTGGACACCCACGCTTGGGTATGGTTTTTAACGGGCTCGGACATGCTCCCCGTAAGCCTTAGGGCCCGCCTGGAGGAGGCCCGTCAGGAAAAGCGCCTTTTCATTTCCGCCATCACCCCCTGGGAGGTGGCGGTTTTGGCCCGTAAAGGGCGCATCGTCTTTTCCTTGGACCCCAAGGACTGGTTGGAGGCGGCTCTACGGGTTCAGGGTATCCAGGTGGTTCCCCTGGATGCCCAGGTGGCGGTGAGGGCCGCCTACTTGGACCTTCCCCACCCTGATCCTGCCGACCGCTTTATCCTGGCTACCGCCACGAGGTTAGCCGCGGTCCTGGTTACCCGGGATGGGAGATTGCGGTCCTATGGGGGTGTGCGTACCCTCTGGGATTAG
- the aspC gene encoding aspartate/prephenate aminotransferase: MRGLSERVKGMKPSATVAVNARALELRRQGVDLVALTAGEPDFDTPEHVKEAARRALAQGKTKYAPPAGIPELREALAEKFRKENGLSVTPDQTIVTVGGKQALYNLFQAILDPGDEVILLAPYWVSYPEMVRLAGGVPVEVETLPQEGFVPDPERVRRAITGRTKALVVNSPNNPTGAVYPEEVLRALAELALEHDLYLVSDEIYEHLIYEGAHFSPAQVAPEHTVTVNGAAKAFAMTGWRIGYACGPKEVIKAMADISSQSTTSPDTIAQWATLEALTDQEASRAFIEMAREAYRRRRDLLLEGLAALGLKAVRPSGAFYVLLDTSPFAEDEVRAAERLLEAGVAVVPGTDFAAFGHVRLSYATSEENLKKALERFAQILQRV; this comes from the coding sequence ATGCGTGGCCTTTCCGAAAGGGTTAAGGGCATGAAGCCTTCTGCTACGGTGGCGGTGAACGCCAGGGCCCTGGAGCTGAGGCGCCAGGGGGTGGACCTGGTGGCCCTGACGGCGGGGGAGCCCGACTTCGACACCCCCGAGCACGTGAAGGAGGCGGCCCGGCGGGCCTTGGCCCAGGGCAAGACCAAGTACGCGCCCCCGGCGGGCATCCCCGAGCTTCGCGAGGCCTTGGCGGAAAAGTTCCGGAAGGAGAACGGCCTTTCCGTCACCCCTGACCAGACCATCGTCACCGTGGGGGGTAAGCAGGCCCTTTACAACCTCTTCCAGGCCATCCTGGACCCCGGGGATGAGGTGATCCTCCTGGCCCCCTACTGGGTGAGCTACCCGGAGATGGTGCGCCTGGCGGGAGGGGTGCCGGTGGAGGTGGAAACCCTGCCCCAGGAGGGCTTCGTGCCCGATCCTGAGCGGGTGAGAAGGGCCATTACCGGGCGCACCAAAGCCCTGGTGGTGAACTCCCCCAACAACCCCACGGGGGCGGTCTACCCCGAGGAGGTCCTAAGGGCCCTGGCGGAGCTGGCCTTGGAGCACGACCTTTACCTGGTTTCCGACGAGATCTACGAGCACCTCATCTACGAGGGAGCCCACTTCTCCCCGGCTCAGGTGGCCCCGGAGCACACCGTCACCGTGAACGGGGCGGCCAAGGCCTTTGCCATGACCGGCTGGCGCATCGGTTACGCGTGTGGCCCCAAGGAGGTCATCAAGGCCATGGCCGACATCTCCAGCCAGTCCACCACCAGCCCCGATACCATCGCCCAGTGGGCCACCCTCGAGGCCCTCACGGACCAGGAGGCCTCGAGGGCCTTCATAGAGATGGCCCGGGAGGCCTATAGGAGGCGGCGGGACCTCCTCTTGGAGGGCCTTGCGGCCCTGGGCCTAAAGGCGGTCCGCCCCAGCGGGGCCTTCTATGTCCTCCTGGATACCTCCCCCTTTGCCGAGGATGAGGTGAGGGCGGCGGAAAGGCTTTTAGAGGCGGGGGTAGCGGTGGTGCCGGGAACGGACTTTGCCGCCTTTGGGCACGTGCGCCTCTCCTACGCCACGAGCGAGGAAAACCTAAAGAAAGCCCTGGAGCGCTTCGCGCAGATTCTGCAAAGGGTCTAG
- a CDS encoding DUF2283 domain-containing protein, translating to MRITYDPEADALYIAFGEGPATVEEVGEGIALDWDAEGKLLGIEILDASKRLSDPKALRRFSLEALPVWEGT from the coding sequence ATGCGGATTACCTATGACCCGGAAGCCGATGCCCTATACATTGCCTTTGGCGAGGGACCGGCCACCGTGGAGGAAGTAGGAGAGGGCATTGCCCTGGACTGGGATGCGGAAGGCAAGCTCTTGGGCATTGAGATCCTGGACGCCAGCAAGCGGTTATCCGACCCCAAAGCCTTAAGGCGCTTCTCCCTGGAGGCCCTTCCGGTATGGGAGGGAACCTGA
- a CDS encoding DUF4258 domain-containing protein — translation MSKKPILFTQHATLRLARGATADEVIACIQKAPWRPTTQGRWECLWEFPFEGYWNGKRYNRKQVRPIFVEKTDAIVVITVYVYFLPKGGVKEENHADYL, via the coding sequence ATGTCCAAGAAGCCCATCTTGTTTACCCAGCACGCCACACTCCGCCTGGCCCGAGGAGCTACTGCGGACGAGGTGATCGCCTGCATTCAGAAAGCTCCTTGGAGACCCACAACCCAAGGGCGATGGGAATGCCTTTGGGAGTTTCCTTTTGAGGGCTACTGGAACGGTAAGCGCTACAATAGAAAACAGGTGCGCCCCATATTCGTTGAGAAAACGGACGCGATTGTGGTCATAACGGTTTACGTTTACTTCCTGCCCAAAGGGGGGGTGAAGGAGGAGAACCATGCGGATTACCTATGA
- the lspA gene encoding signal peptidase II: MPTVLVPLLLAFDQILKLWALENLSPVPRPLLGDLLYLTLVRNTGAGFGMLEGQAFLLGWVSLGVGSLLLYLLAQRRYAFWPTLALSLIAVGALGNGIDRLGRGFVVDYLDLGTSIPPIAHFPVFNLADVCVTVGAALLLLAPKRKRGF, from the coding sequence ATGCCCACGGTTCTCGTGCCCCTCCTCCTAGCCTTTGACCAGATCCTTAAGCTCTGGGCCCTGGAAAACCTTTCCCCGGTGCCCAGGCCCCTTCTGGGGGACCTCCTCTACCTCACCCTGGTGAGGAACACGGGGGCCGGTTTTGGCATGCTGGAAGGCCAGGCCTTCCTTCTGGGCTGGGTTAGCCTGGGGGTGGGAAGCCTCCTGCTCTACCTTTTGGCCCAAAGGCGCTACGCCTTCTGGCCAACCCTGGCCCTTTCCCTTATCGCCGTGGGGGCCCTGGGCAACGGCATCGACCGCCTGGGCCGGGGCTTTGTGGTGGACTACCTGGACCTGGGAACCTCCATCCCCCCCATCGCCCACTTTCCCGTTTTCAACCTGGCGGATGTGTGCGTGACGGTGGGGGCCGCCCTGCTCCTTTTGGCCCCTAAAAGGAAGCGCGGCTTTTAG